In a genomic window of Gloeocapsopsis dulcis:
- a CDS encoding lysylphosphatidylglycerol synthase domain-containing protein gives MYLKPYSRWVIVGATLFFLLQALIRHWQEVTTIQISSTGWRILTGALCVTFFAHIWSGWVWTWILGELNQQVNKYQFLRVYLKTNIAKYLPGNVWHYYGRITAAKKAGISTSIATLSVLLEPLLMAAAALIIVLVGIFFEVTNYRLPLIWLSVLGLATVLIAIHPRFLNIAIRFLGKLKLKKNQPNIIAPNGYMLIRYPLNPLLGELGFVLLRSIGFLLTLLALNSLQLEQLPLLLGAFSLAWLLGLIVPGAPGGLGVFEATVIALLEHSLSPGIVISAIAFYRLVSILAEAAAAGFAWLDEHRLDFN, from the coding sequence GTGTACCTAAAACCATACAGCCGATGGGTTATTGTAGGAGCGACGCTATTCTTTCTACTGCAAGCATTAATCCGTCACTGGCAAGAAGTTACTACAATCCAAATTTCTTCTACAGGATGGAGAATCTTAACAGGTGCATTGTGTGTAACATTTTTTGCACATATTTGGTCAGGTTGGGTATGGACTTGGATTTTAGGAGAATTAAATCAACAAGTCAATAAATATCAATTTCTTCGTGTCTACTTAAAAACTAACATTGCTAAGTATTTGCCAGGCAACGTTTGGCATTATTATGGTCGGATTACTGCTGCCAAAAAGGCAGGAATTTCTACTAGCATAGCAACTTTAAGTGTATTACTAGAACCACTACTCATGGCAGCGGCTGCTTTAATAATTGTTTTAGTGGGTATTTTTTTTGAAGTAACAAATTACCGTCTTCCATTAATTTGGTTGTCTGTTTTAGGCTTAGCAACTGTTTTAATCGCGATTCACCCGCGATTTTTAAATATAGCAATTCGCTTTTTAGGAAAATTAAAGCTCAAGAAGAATCAACCTAACATAATAGCTCCTAATGGCTATATGCTGATACGTTATCCTCTAAATCCTTTATTAGGTGAACTAGGTTTTGTTTTACTACGTAGTATCGGATTCTTACTAACGCTGCTAGCTCTCAATTCGTTGCAGTTAGAGCAATTACCTTTGCTGTTGGGAGCTTTTAGCCTAGCATGGCTACTTGGTTTGATTGTTCCAGGAGCACCTGGAGGGTTAGGAGTTTTTGAAGCAACGGTGATCGCGCTTTTAGAACACAGCTTATCTCCTGGTATCGTCATTAGTGCGATCGCTTTCTATCGGTTAGTAAGCATTCTTGCTGAAGCTGCGGCTGCTGGATTTGCTTGGTTAGATGAACATCGCCTAGATTTTAATTAA
- a CDS encoding DUF3007 family protein: protein MNRITVIGIGLGVFVAGGVVYAILQVVGLDSLTAGVWSQVLLVGALVGWLVTYLTRVLRQDMTYHQQRQNYEEAFLQKRLEELTPEELAKLQAEIEQENKSRDQSSKV, encoded by the coding sequence ATGAACAGAATTACGGTTATTGGTATTGGGCTTGGCGTGTTTGTTGCGGGTGGTGTTGTCTATGCCATCTTGCAGGTGGTTGGTTTAGATAGCTTAACAGCAGGCGTGTGGAGCCAAGTTTTGTTAGTTGGTGCCTTGGTGGGATGGTTAGTAACTTATCTCACTAGAGTATTAAGACAAGATATGACGTATCACCAGCAACGGCAAAATTACGAAGAAGCTTTTTTGCAAAAAAGGCTAGAGGAACTGACACCAGAAGAATTAGCAAAATTACAAGCAGAGATTGAACAAGAAAACAAATCTCGCGATCAATCCTCAAAGGTGTAA
- a CDS encoding DUF6658 family protein yields MSKLVGIIKKLRLRQILTVFLAGILLVFSTACNPGDVRGANPDNPAVQAGGANNPYKGGGDAYTKYNMSTDTKVKNTNAKERNQASLQLNSQLIAATDESDILYPGAETPSGRVKKEAQLPVKTAEDFKQPTSGGLIQRDADLGNRVEKRLEKVQEAFGEASEFVGEKADEASKRPEATANPGLRRK; encoded by the coding sequence GTGAGTAAGTTAGTGGGTATTATCAAAAAACTGAGACTGCGCCAAATTCTCACAGTTTTTTTGGCTGGTATATTGCTTGTATTTAGTACTGCGTGTAATCCCGGTGATGTCCGAGGTGCCAACCCTGATAATCCTGCAGTTCAAGCTGGTGGTGCTAATAATCCCTACAAGGGAGGCGGAGACGCATACACCAAGTACAATATGTCTACAGACACCAAAGTCAAGAATACGAATGCTAAGGAGCGAAATCAAGCTAGCTTGCAGTTGAATTCACAGCTAATTGCTGCTACAGATGAGTCTGATATCCTTTATCCAGGTGCAGAGACACCTTCAGGTAGAGTGAAAAAAGAAGCACAACTACCAGTCAAAACAGCTGAAGACTTCAAGCAACCTACTTCTGGTGGACTGATCCAACGTGATGCTGATCTAGGAAACCGTGTTGAGAAGCGGTTAGAGAAAGTACAAGAGGCTTTTGGAGAAGCATCTGAGTTTGTTGGTGAGAAAGCTGATGAGGCAAGTAAAAGACCAGAAGCTACAGCTAATCCAGGATTGAGACGCAAGTAG
- the larC gene encoding nickel pincer cofactor biosynthesis protein LarC produces MTKLAYLECPTGIAGDMCLGALVDIGVPLEYLIEQLKGLGIAQEYELQVEPVHRKGQLATKVHVRLLQKHHHGRHLPEIEQLITSAKLPSRAQKWSLEVFRQLAVAEGAVHGIAPEKVHFHEVGAVDAIVDIVGTCLGLDWLKIDKLYCSALPTGGGTVKAAHGRLPVPVPAVLKLWQMRGCPVYSNGIERELVTPTGAAIATIATDFGAPPAMTLHKIGLGAGSSDLPIPNILRLWLGESRGQESEIRNQGVNISDVNSCIETIAVLETQIDDLSPQAIGYVFDALFAAGAVDVFTQSIGMKKSRPGILLTVICHPEQLDACEAVLFQETTTLGIRHSLQQRTILPREIQKVDTEYGTVRVKVAWMEKKLVNVQPEYEDCAQLAKKHQIAWREIHRQALHSWYTQLEN; encoded by the coding sequence ATGACGAAGCTAGCGTATTTAGAGTGTCCTACTGGTATTGCGGGAGATATGTGTTTAGGGGCACTTGTCGATATTGGTGTTCCCTTGGAGTATTTAATAGAACAGCTTAAGGGATTAGGCATTGCTCAAGAGTATGAGTTACAGGTAGAGCCAGTTCACCGCAAGGGACAATTAGCAACCAAAGTTCACGTAAGATTGCTACAAAAACATCATCACGGACGACATTTACCAGAAATTGAGCAACTTATTACATCTGCTAAATTACCATCACGGGCGCAAAAGTGGAGTTTAGAAGTCTTTCGCCAACTTGCAGTAGCCGAAGGAGCAGTTCATGGTATTGCACCCGAAAAAGTCCACTTTCATGAAGTTGGTGCAGTCGATGCAATTGTTGATATTGTCGGTACTTGTTTAGGGTTGGATTGGTTGAAAATTGATAAATTGTACTGCTCAGCGCTGCCTACAGGAGGTGGTACAGTAAAAGCGGCACATGGGCGATTGCCAGTACCCGTTCCAGCAGTATTAAAGTTATGGCAAATGCGGGGCTGTCCAGTCTATAGTAACGGTATTGAGCGAGAATTAGTTACACCTACCGGAGCTGCGATCGCAACAATTGCTACTGATTTTGGCGCTCCACCTGCCATGACTTTGCACAAAATTGGCTTAGGAGCTGGTTCTAGTGATTTGCCAATTCCCAATATTTTACGCCTATGGTTAGGTGAGAGTAGAGGTCAGGAATCAGAGATCAGGAATCAGGGAGTTAACATTAGTGATGTCAATTCTTGTATAGAGACAATTGCGGTATTAGAAACGCAAATTGATGATTTGAGTCCCCAAGCGATCGGGTATGTTTTTGATGCCTTATTTGCGGCTGGCGCTGTGGATGTGTTTACACAGTCAATTGGAATGAAAAAGTCACGTCCTGGAATTTTACTCACTGTAATCTGCCATCCTGAACAGTTGGACGCTTGTGAAGCTGTCTTATTTCAAGAAACAACAACTTTGGGTATTCGTCATTCATTGCAGCAACGCACTATTTTGCCACGAGAAATTCAAAAAGTTGATACTGAATATGGCACAGTAAGGGTTAAGGTTGCCTGGATGGAAAAAAAGTTGGTTAATGTCCAGCCAGAATACGAAGACTGTGCGCAACTAGCAAAAAAACATCAAATTGCTTGGCGCGAAATTCACCGACAGGCGTTACATAGCTGGTATACACAACTTGAAAACTAG
- the trpA gene encoding tryptophan synthase subunit alpha, whose product MNSISDCFKSLRSRGACALIPFVTAGDPDLETTAEALRVLDAAGADIIELGVPYSDPLADGPVIQAAASRALQKGTRLEQVLEIVREVSPTLRSPIVLFMYYNPILNRGIETFLQQIVDAGVAGLVVPDLPLEEAEGLLKPAQEVGIEVILLVAPTSSPERIEAIARASQGFIYLVSVTGVTGMRSQMEARVPELLKQIRSYTDKPIGVGFGISAPEQARQVRELGADAVIVGSAIVKRLADGTPQTGLQAIGEFCQSLRAAISD is encoded by the coding sequence ATGAACTCAATTTCTGATTGCTTCAAGTCGCTGCGATCGCGCGGTGCTTGTGCTTTAATTCCCTTCGTGACTGCTGGCGATCCAGACTTGGAGACAACGGCTGAAGCTTTGCGGGTTTTAGATGCTGCTGGAGCAGATATCATTGAACTCGGAGTACCGTACTCCGATCCGTTAGCAGATGGGCCTGTGATTCAAGCCGCAGCAAGTCGGGCACTACAAAAAGGAACGCGCCTTGAACAAGTTTTGGAAATCGTGCGCGAGGTAAGTCCTACACTGCGATCGCCAATTGTTTTATTTATGTATTACAACCCGATTTTGAATCGGGGAATTGAGACATTTTTACAGCAAATTGTGGATGCTGGTGTCGCTGGTTTAGTTGTGCCTGATTTGCCACTAGAAGAAGCTGAAGGGCTGCTGAAACCCGCTCAAGAGGTAGGGATTGAAGTTATATTATTAGTCGCTCCAACCAGTTCCCCAGAAAGGATTGAAGCGATCGCCCGTGCTTCGCAGGGATTTATTTATTTAGTCAGTGTGACTGGCGTTACCGGAATGCGATCGCAAATGGAGGCGCGAGTACCTGAACTACTTAAACAAATACGTAGTTACACCGACAAACCCATTGGTGTCGGTTTTGGCATTTCTGCCCCCGAACAAGCGCGACAAGTACGTGAATTGGGTGCAGACGCCGTGATTGTTGGAAGTGCGATTGTCAAACGCTTAGCAGACGGAACTCCCCAAACAGGATTGCAAGCAATTGGGGAGTTTTGCCAAAGTTTAAGGGCGGCAATTAGCGATTAA
- the ndhL gene encoding NAD(P)H-quinone oxidoreductase subunit L, whose amino-acid sequence MDSLLEYLNQNQPIAIALLYLVLAGAYLLVVPLAIMLYLKLRWYNATSFERGFMYFLVFFFFPGLLLLAPFINFRPQRRQISS is encoded by the coding sequence ATGGATAGCTTACTAGAGTACCTTAACCAAAACCAACCGATTGCGATCGCGCTACTGTACCTTGTCCTGGCGGGAGCATATCTGCTTGTCGTTCCTTTAGCAATCATGTTGTACCTAAAACTGCGTTGGTATAACGCCACATCGTTTGAGCGGGGCTTTATGTACTTCCTAGTGTTCTTTTTCTTTCCAGGGCTATTACTGCTAGCGCCATTTATAAATTTTCGCCCCCAGCGTCGGCAAATTTCTAGTTAA